The sequence CGCGCCCAGCTTTTTCACCTGCTCGACTTGCGCTGGCGTCGCCCCCTTTTCCTTCAGGTCGGCGGCTTTCTTTTGCCAGTCGTCCATGCCGAACGACTTCAGGTCCGTCTGAAGACTTTGAATCAGCTTCGTCGCTTCCGACTGCGCTTCGATCTCGCGCGCGGTCAGTTGCTTCATGGCCGCCGCCGGGCCGTCGACGATCGCCTTTTTCATTTCGCCGGCCGCGTCTTTCGCGTCCGACTTCATGTCGTCAAAAAACTTCTTGACCTTCGTCGACGGCAACTGCTCGGAAACCGACTTGCCGAGCGCCGCGGCGCCGGCGTCGGCGTTGTCCCAGCCGGCTTTCGCCCATTCGTCAATATCTTTCGCCAGCGCCCTGGCGTCGTTCGCCGTCGCCTGCGAAATAACCCCCAAGTCGGCGAGCACCTGCGCCGCCTTGGCAGCGCCAGACGCCAGCAGCGCGAAACCTTCGATTGTGCCGGCAACCATTACGTCGAAGCCGAGCTGTAACGCCTGATAGCCGATCTTCAGGTAATGAACCGCGTCGGCGACGAGCCCAGCGCCCCAGGCGGCCAGCTCCCAGGCTTTGTTACTGATCGCGACCCGATCGACGCTGCCGAGCCAGCCTTGAACTAAATCAATTCCCCCCTTCAGGGCCGGCGCCACGGCTTCGCCGACGACCGCTGCAATGTCGGAAAACGTGTTGTGCAAGATCGTCAGCTTGCCAGAGAGGGTGTCGCCCGCGGCCTCGGCGGCGCCGTCGTACTGCTGCTTCATCGCGTCGAGAATGACGCCTTGCGCGCCGGCCATATCGCCGGCGGCTTGCATTTGCTGGATGGCGTCAATTTGCGCCGTGCTGAACGCGACGCCAGCGCGGGCCAGGTCTAGGTAGCCTTCCCGCGGATTCTTCAGGGCTGCCCCCAGCGCCTGCGTCGCCGCGGTCGCGTCCTGCCCGCTGACCGCGGCCCAGTTCTGCGCCTGCTTGATTGCTTCCGTGAACGCCGAGCCGCTGACCGCCTGGAACTTCGCGAGCGCGGCCGCCTGACTCATCGTCGCCGCCGTGCTGTTCGTCGTCGTCTGCGCCAGTTCGGCGCCGAGTTGTCGCACCTGGCCGAGCGAAACGCCGGCGGCGTAGCCGTTCCCCTTCAGGGCCGCCGACAGCTTCGCGCTGGATTGTTCCAGTTCGCTGTAACTGGACAGCGCGACCTTTAAGCCCGCGGCGATCGCAGCGCCGAGCGTCGCGGCGCCGGCTGCAATGCCGATCGCAAGCTTTTTTCCGACGCCAGGGCCGTTGGCGGCCGCCAAGTCTTCGTTCAGCTTTTTCTGCGCGCGGCTATACTGCTGCGCATCGATCAGTCCTGCGGCGCGCAGCGCCTTCAGCTTTTGTTGTTCTTGCCTGAATCGCTCCGTCGGCGTCTTCGTCGACTCGGCGATTCGCTGGGCTTCGGCCTGCATCTTGCCGGCCCAGCCCTCAAGCGACTTATTGTCGAACGCCTTGGCCGACGAGCCGACGTACTGGCCGACCAGCGCGCGCGCTTTCGCCAGGCCCTTTTCTAGCGGCCCAGTGGTTGCGCCGAGGATGAGAGATAGCGACCCGGCGACTGGCATTTACTTCAGCTCCAAAATGCCAGCAAGAACCCGATTCAAAGTATCGGGAACCAATGATTCCGCCTGTTCAATGCCGCGCTGCATAAACCGATTAGCCGCCTGTCGACCGCGCGGAACGCTGACGCCGTAGTTCGGCGCGAAAGCGTAATACTTTCCTTCTTTCGTCGCTTTCGCGACGATCCGAAATGCAACGTCGAAACGCTTCTTACTCTTGACGACGCGAACCCTCAGGCTGCGCGACAGGAACTTAGTTTCGCCGCGCGGAATCATCGGCTTAACTAGCGCGGCAGCTTGCTTCGTCGTTTCGCGCAGCTCTTTGCGCAGCACTTTGTTAGCCTTGCGGCCGACTGTCAAAAGCGCTTCGTTTACTGCGTCGAAACCCTCGAAACGAGCTGACTGCACAAGGTATCTATGCCAGTTCGGACAGGGGGACGCTGGCCCAGGTCGGCGTGATGCCGACGCTGCGTAGAACGCCGTCGAGAATCGACGCCATTTCAGCCGGCGTCTGTTCGCGCTCAGGCAGCAGCCGCGGAATGAAGTCGGCCGGCTGCGCCGCCGTCGTGCGCTTGGCGTAGGGGTTGCTATTCGCGATCGTGGCGCAGATTGCCCCGGCTTGCAGCCATTCGTCGCCGAACGGTTCCAGGCGATAGAACGCTAGCCAGTGGTCCAGTTCGCCAGGCCCGAGAGAATCAAGCAACTCGCCGACGGTCTTCTTGAGTTCCCGCGCCAGCTTGAACAGGAACCACAGCGACGAATTGCTTTCTAGTTTTTTACTGGCTGCTCACTGCTGCTTTGCTGCACGTCGACGACGGCTTTGAACAGGTCGTCGATTTCATTCGACGGAAACTTGGCTAGCTCGTCGGCGCCGGTCGCGCGATCGAACAGCAGGTTCCCCGCTTCGTCGCACAGTGACCAGGCGATCACGCGACAGCGAATCAGCAGGTCCGACGTCTGCGATTCTTCCTGCTGCTTGCAGAACATCGCCCAGTCGATTTTGTCGCGTTCCGACCAGGGGCGAATAAAACAGTCGTTCCCCATGAAACGAACTGCGATCAGCTCGGGCTTGCCGAGCGCAGAGAACAAGTTGTCCTTCAGACTCACAATCAACGCTCCCTAACTATTGCCCCCTGCCGCACGCCCGATTACGTGCGGGTATTCGGGCCCGTGACGCGAACGGCCAGGTCGGCCTGAATGTTCCCTTGAACCTCGACGCCGGTCGGCTTGAATTGCTTGACAAAGCCCTCGAAGATTTCCGTCTTCGCCGAGCCCGGCACACTCGCCCCCGGCCCTTGCGGGTTGGCGTAGGTGAACTTCCAAAACAAGATCGTCCCCGCCGCACAAGCGGTCGTCAGCGCGGCGTGCGTCGTCTGCGACGGGTCATAAAAGATTTTAAGCGACAGGTCGTCATTCTTGACGATCGTCGGCGTTGCCTCTTCGGCCGTCGAGTCCAGGGCCGTCGACTCCGCTTCGCCCATGTTCAGGGCCGGCGGCTCGATGGAAATAACCTGCAAAATCTTGGTGTACGTCGTGCCGCCGTCGCTCGAATACTCAAGTTTGCAGCCCTTGCCGGGAATCGGATTCTGGAACGTGTACGTCATGCGCTAGAACCTCGGAATAGGCTGATAAAACTTGACCGCGACGACCAGCGTTCGGCAAAACCAAACGTTCCCGCTGCCGTCTTTCGGGTCTTCCTCGTCGTCGGACCAGTCGATAACTTCAACGTCTGCAACGCCAACACAGCCCCACCACCCGCCGCCGAACCCGGTCAGCAAGTCGCGAAGCGCAGCCGCTACCGTCACCACGTCAGCGAACAGCGTCGACCAGCTTTCCAGCTCGATCGTCGCGTCAGCGACGCCGGCCGAGCCGTCCAGAACGGTTGCCTGTTCGACGCCGACCACCTTGTACGCGATCGCGGGGAACGTACTGTTCTGGCGAGCAATGCGGCCGGGGTAAATCCGGTTCGCGACCAGCGCCGAAAGACAAGCCGCTTCACGCAGATACTTATCAAGCCCTGCTTCTAGCGTGCTGTCCGACAGCGCTGGCGTCATGCCGCCCGAGCCCAGGGCCGGGCAACCAGCTTGCGGCAGGTTTCCCCCGTTCGGTTGCGGCATGTTGTATCTATGCCACTAGCCAGTTGTCGGGGTCGATCAATTTCCTTCCGGCGGCGCGAAGTTGATTGCGCACGATGCGCACAGCCGGCGAGTCTTCCAGAATGCCGAGCGTCAACAGCGCGATCGAAAGATGGTCGACCAAGTCGACGACCTGCGACTTTTCCATTTGCAGGAAAGCGAAACGCTCCGTCATTGCAGCAGCTCCTGAACTAACAAGGTGTGTCGGACATTCCGTTCCGACTCATTCAAAATCGACAGCACGTTAAACACGCGCGAGCCGTAGCGCAGCCGATGGACGTCCGGCGACAGGCCCGCGAAATACCGCATAACAACTTTATGCGTCGTCAGGTTGCGGACCTGTTCACTAGCGACGAACGCCTGACCGCTCGCCGGCAGAATCGCGGCCCAGCGGGTCGCGACCGCCGACCAGCTCGGCACCGCTTGCCCCTTCTTATCCTGCGTCGGCGCGTTCGCCTCGATTGTCACGCGCTGCCGCATATCACCCGCGGCGATCGCGAACACGTCAGCAGGCATTACGTCCACACCCCCGCCGACTCGGCCGCCAGCAAGTTTTCAACGGCGAGCGGAACCGGCGCGCCGGCGTCGCCAACGGCTTCGCGATTCTTGTACCAGTGCGCGACGAGCAGCTTGATAGCCGTCTTAATCGAATCAGGCACGGCCGAAGCGTCGCCGTAGCCAGCGACGTAGGCAATCTGAACGCTACCAGGGACCGGCCGAGCAGCGGGCCAGGATTGTGAATAGGCCGGCGTGATTCGCCCTGGCTGGCTGATCGTATCGACGATGTAGGTCGACGGGTCAAGCGTAATTGGCGTGCCGTCGCTCGCTTCGTAAACGATCGACGTAACCGATTGCAGCGGGGGGAGCGGCAGTCGCAGCTCGGGACCGACCAGCGTCCATTGCTGGCCGAGCACCGGGAACTGATCGGCCGTCAACTTCCAAGTTTGCGTAATCAGCGCACGTTTCAAATGCGCTTCGACGTAACGGCGCGCGGCGACAATCAGCGATGTAATGAGCGCGTCGTCGTCGGTAATTTCGACGCGCGCCCAGTCTTTCGCTTCGGCGAGCGTGACGGGCTCGACGGCCGGCGGCGTAACAAGCTGCAAACCAAAATGCAGCGGCTGACCGTACCAGGAAGTATTCGCCATGCAGTATCTATGCCCGCACGGCGCGATTGAAAAACGCCGCGGTCAGCATCCCTGCCGGCCGCGGCGTCATAGTCGCCAGCGCATCCCTGCGCCGGCTGCGACAGGTAAGCCCTATCGCTTCGCGATCAGCACGACCAAAAGAAGAAAGAACAGGAACAAAAACATTTAGCGGCCCTCGGGCGACTGCACGGCTTGCGGCACGTCGAGAAAATGCGGGCGGAAACCGTAGTATTGCACGACGGCCCAACTCAGACCGACGACGACGGCGAAGCTGACTGCCGCCCGCCAGGCGGTTCGCAGCGTATCGTCGAACAGGTTGTAAGGTTGCTGTTCCATAGAACCCAAGCGCCCGCTAGAACCCAAGCGCCCACAGCACGACGCGAATCAACGTCTTCAGGCTAGGGTGCCAGGCGCGAACGACCATACAGAACGCCCACAGGGCGAACCACCAGCCGACGAACGCACCCGCTAACGACTGAAGAAAGGACTTCAAAAGTCAATCCACCTGTAAATCGTTCGCGGCGTTATCAGGTACAGGCCGCGGCATTCCGGCGTCGGGCCGAAGACAAAGTAAAAGCCGTCCGCATGCCGCGGCCGTTCTATCCCATATATGCCCGCTGCCGGTCGCGCGTTCACTTGGAACTCGCCGGCAATCAGCGCGCAGACAAACCACAGACAGCGCAGCATTGTCACGGCTGGCCCGCCTCGGCGAACGGATTCGGCGCCGGCCGATCAGGTACGCGCGGGTGCGGCCGATGATGCTCGACCGGCCAGTAAACGCCGAACGCCGAACAGCAGCCGCAACAGTCGCAGCGGCCGAAACGTGCGCCGCTGCCGATCGTCAGGCCGACGACCAGCATCACAGCCGCCAGCACGACGGCAGCGGCCGCGGCGACGCCTACCTTGCTCGCCACACTCGACGGCATTGGCCGTTCTGACACGTCGTCACCCATTGACCACCTGCTTTCGTTGGATTGGCTTTCGCTTTGTCGTCGGGCTGTTCGTTCTTCAGCGCGATCGTTTTGAATAGGTCGGCCGGCGCTTCGGCGTCGGGCTTCGTCAACCAGTCGGGGAGCAGTCGCTTCGGGAACCCGGTCGCGCTCGACAGCGCCCACGAATCGCCGGCGCGGAGAATGCGCGCGATATGTTGCGGCTCGACGTAGAACGAGCCGTCGGGCTGATCTTTGTACTTGTTTTCGCTGCTCGGGCCGTCGCCGCGAATGTACGCGCCCCAGCTATTCTGAACGAGATAGCCCTTGCGGCCGCCGTTCCGCTTGCCGCAAATGTGCATGCAATGCGACCAGCCCCCCGCCGGCCGACAAAAGCCGTCCTTGTCCCGCGGGCTCGCGAAGCCGACGCCGCTGCAAATCGTGACAGGGCAGCCGTTCTCGAGCGCCTTGTCTAACTCTTCGAGCGTCGTGACCTTCGCGGCCCCCTTGACGGGATGCTTTTTCGCCTCTTCGTCGAGCGGCCCGCTTACCGTGTTGTCGCCGCCATTGCTGCGCGCGCCCCAGTCTTTACAGCGGGGGACTTCGTAGCTCGTCAGGTCGACGCCATGCTGCGAATAATTCTGCCGGAACAGAACCCCACCAACGTCTTTCAACCACTTGACCGCGGCATAGCCGTTGCTGCCGTCGCTATAGCTGTGACCGACCCGGCCGTAAGCTTCATTGCGGGCGCCGCCGTAAATCGACTCGGCCGAGCAAGGGAGAAACTTTCCCGCTTTCCCCGCCACTACGTCGATCGCTAACAGCTCGTCGACGGCGCCGGCGTGCCCGACCGCGACGCAAGAACCGATTTTCTTTTGATTGAGGGGCAAATGCCCCGGCAGCAGTTTCTGGACGGCGCGATAAAGGAAAACTTCGCCGTCGCCGTTCGGCGGAATGACGCCGCCTTGCGACAGCACTAGCCAGGCGAACAGCGCAAAGCCGATCAGCCGCTTTTGCGATGACTGCATAAAACCAGAGACTCCGACAGGAAGAGACGAGCCGGCGACTACTTGTCGTCGCCGTCAAATAGATGCGGCGCGACCTCGCGCAACGTTACGGGCCCGTCGGCCGCGTACTGCCGCTGCACTTCCACCGGGGGCGGAGTCCAGCCGCATGAATCAGGCGGCGCGTCGTTGCAATGCCCGGGGCGCTCGACGACCAGGGCGAAGTAAGCGGCCGCCACAACGACCGCTAGAACGGCGAATGACTTCATCGCGCGAACTCC comes from Planctomycetota bacterium and encodes:
- a CDS encoding DUF3168 domain-containing protein, yielding MTPALSDSTLEAGLDKYLREAACLSALVANRIYPGRIARQNSTFPAIAYKVVGVEQATVLDGSAGVADATIELESWSTLFADVVTVAAALRDLLTGFGGGWWGCVGVADVEVIDWSDDEEDPKDGSGNVWFCRTLVVAVKFYQPIPRF
- a CDS encoding phage tail length tape measure family protein is translated as MPVAGSLSLILGATTGPLEKGLAKARALVGQYVGSSAKAFDNKSLEGWAGKMQAEAQRIAESTKTPTERFRQEQQKLKALRAAGLIDAQQYSRAQKKLNEDLAAANGPGVGKKLAIGIAAGAATLGAAIAAGLKVALSSYSELEQSSAKLSAALKGNGYAAGVSLGQVRQLGAELAQTTTNSTAATMSQAAALAKFQAVSGSAFTEAIKQAQNWAAVSGQDATAATQALGAALKNPREGYLDLARAGVAFSTAQIDAIQQMQAAGDMAGAQGVILDAMKQQYDGAAEAAGDTLSGKLTILHNTFSDIAAVVGEAVAPALKGGIDLVQGWLGSVDRVAISNKAWELAAWGAGLVADAVHYLKIGYQALQLGFDVMVAGTIEGFALLASGAAKAAQVLADLGVISQATANDARALAKDIDEWAKAGWDNADAGAAALGKSVSEQLPSTKVKKFFDDMKSDAKDAAGEMKKAIVDGPAAAMKQLTAREIEAQSEATKLIQSLQTDLKSFGMDDWQKKAADLKEKGATPAQVEQVKKLGAQLKGKELAQSLETPLEKFEREMKKLKELHDAGGIDTATFQRAQGALVKDLQAAVPQVKASAGGAMLAGTAEARSAVLAYRNAGQNNNPMDAIRRLQETANEQLRQQTQYLGQISKGLSAPAAAAAGI
- a CDS encoding phage head-tail connector protein, whose translation is MANTSWYGQPLHFGLQLVTPPAVEPVTLAEAKDWARVEITDDDALITSLIVAARRYVEAHLKRALITQTWKLTADQFPVLGQQWTLVGPELRLPLPPLQSVTSIVYEASDGTPITLDPSTYIVDTISQPGRITPAYSQSWPAARPVPGSVQIAYVAGYGDASAVPDSIKTAIKLLVAHWYKNREAVGDAGAPVPLAVENLLAAESAGVWT
- a CDS encoding phage head closure protein, whose product is MFAIAAGDMRQRVTIEANAPTQDKKGQAVPSWSAVATRWAAILPASGQAFVASEQVRNLTTHKVVMRYFAGLSPDVHRLRYGSRVFNVLSILNESERNVRHTLLVQELLQ